The region CGGAGGACCGCTAGGATTCTTGTATACTTCGGTGAGTCCGTCCGCATCCTTTTTGCCTACGATTTCTACGAGTTTGGAAAGCTCTCCTCTGGCCTTTACCAATTCTAGGACCTTGTCGTTATTCCAGACGCGGAAGGGAGCCTTATTCAGTTTTTTGGCCTTTTCGTCCCGGAAAGCGAGAGTATCGTACAGCGCCCTTCTTTCGTCGGAACCTAGATCCAAGACGTTAGGGAATTTTTCCAGATTGATGGAGAATCCTTCGAAGGGCTCGGGCTCCTCTTCCGCCATTTTTACGAATTCGGAAAGGGCTTCGTCTAACAATTTCCGTTTAGCGAGTTCCTCCCTCATTTTTTCCCAAATGGATTCCAGATATACGGTATCCAGGGCGGCGTACTGAAGCTGACTTTTTTCCAAGGGACGCTTTTCCCAGTTGGACTTTTGCTCCTTCTTGGAAAGTTTGACCTTGTGGTAATGTTCCACCAGATACAACAAAGAGTTCTGTTCCAAGTCTAATAAACGAGAACTAAACATCGTATCCGCGATGTTCAGGAACTTAAAGCCGAAATCCCTTTTTAAAGCCTTAATGTCGTCCGAAGCGGAATGGAAAATTTTTAGTATAGCCGGATTTTCGAACAACGGCCGGAGCCCGGAGACGTCGTCCAAACGAATCGGGTCAAAAATGTAATTTTTGCCCTTAGAGGATATTTGGATCAGACAGACTTTGGAATAGTAGGTGTAATACCCGCTCGATTCCGTATCGATGGAGATACAATCCGATTGAGAGAGAGTAATTAATGCCAATTGCAGGCTACGAACATTGTCGACTACGATATAATCGGATTGTATTTGCATCTAAAGGGCGACCTGGGAGACTAGCGTCGGAAGGGGGACCATGAGTTCGATTCCCAATACGTCCAATCTACGGACCCTAGTCCGAGATGACAAACCAAAAGAAGAATGTGCCATTTTCGGGATTTTCAATTCCCAGGAGGCCGCTAACTTCACCTACCTCGGGCTATATTCGATGCAGCATCGAGGCCAGGAATCCAGCGGGATCGTTTCCTCGGACGGAGAACATTTGTATCGTTACGCCGGAATGGGCTTGGTTGCGAACATTTTCACCGAGGGAAAAATCCGGGAACTCACGGGAAGTTCGGCCATTGGGCATAACCGGTATTCTACGACCGGTGCCAGCTTCCTTAGAAACGCCCAACCCCTCCGAGTGGAATCACATCTCGGGCCTATCGCTCTCGCCCATAACGGAAACCTAGTCAATTCCTGGGAAGTTCGCTCCCAACTGGAAAAAGAAGGTTCCATCTTCCAAACCACAATAGATTCAGAAGTCATCGTCCACCTGATGGCTAGATCCGGAGAAACGGATCTTCTCTCCGCACTTTCCTCCGCTCTTAAAAAAGTAAGAGGCGCTTATTCTTTGGTGGTTCTCACTAAAAGCCAATTGATCGCCGTGCGGGACCCGAACGGATTCCGTCCTCTTGTTATGGGGAGAAGGGAAGACGGTTCCGTCGTTTTTGCTTCGGAAACTTGCGCTTTCGATATCACGGATACCACTTACGAAAGAGATGTTGAGCCGGGAGAAATGATCGTAGTGGATCGGACAGGAATTCGTTCCTTCTATCCTTTCCCTCAGGCGAGACCGGCTCTTTGTATTTTCGAATACATTTATTTTGCAAGACCGGACTCCAATATTTTCGGAGAATCCGTTTACAAGGTTCGTAAGGCCTTGGGAAACCAATTGGCCCAGGAATTGCCGGTCGAAGCGGACGTGGTCATTCCTGTTCCGGATTCGGCCAATATAGCCGCGCTAGGTTATTCCGAGGCATCCGGAATTCCTTTCCAATCCGGGCTGATCCGTTCCCACTATGTGGGAAGAACTTTCATCGAACCCGATCAGAAGATCCGGGACTTCGGAGCGAAGATCAAATACAACGTGGTTAAGAACGTAGTAGAAGGTAAGCGTGTGGTCATAGTGGACGATTCCATCATGAGAGGGACCACGAGTCGTAAGATCATCAAGATGATTCGAAACGCAGGCGCTACCGAGATCCATCTGCGCGTCTCCGCTCCTCCTACGATTTCCCCTTGCTATTACGGGATCGATATTCCGACTCATAAGGAATTGATCGCGGCCACGCATACGATCGAAGAGATTCGGAAATATCTGAGAGTGGATTCCATCGCTTACCTTTCCTTGGATTCCATGCATAGGGCAGTGAGGGAACACCAGGGTGGCGGTTTCTGCAACGCTTGCTTTACCTCGGATTATCCCGTGGATTTCCAAAGCGATATGGGAAATCAAAAGAGCCTCTTTAAAGAATACGAGGTCGAGGAAAGAGTTCAAAGATAAGAAGGGCTTTTTTCCTTTTTGCTATTTGACTCTGTAGATCGGCCTGCGATTGAAATGGAGTAGGAAGTCGCCTTCTTCTCCTTTGATATAAGAAGAGAGCAGATCTTTTTCCGACGCTCCTATATGGTCCTTTTCCTCTAACATGGATAGGATTTCCAAAGCCGCGTCCTGATCCAACGTATTCAAATAATCCAATACAGCCTGATGGGTATTCTTCTTATCCGTTTCCGAAATAAGGGCCAACACTTTCTCTCTTGCTTTGACCAAAAATTCCTTTCTTTCCACGAGGCCTGCCATGGTGGAAAGAATGATATATATCTCAGGATCTTCGGCGAATATCTCCAAGAGATGCGGATAGAGAGCGGTAAACTGGATCGGAAATTCGTAAAGTGATTCTTCGAGTCCCTTATAGAGTTCCCTTTCCTCTTCTATGGTTAGACCGATGGAGCTTGCGAGTGTAAGCAGAGCCTCGGAATCCATTAGGGAAAGAAAGCGGGAAGCGAATGTGCAATCGCTTTTTTCCCGGATGCAATAAAGCATAAATTTGGAGATACGCTCCGAAGGTAGGCTATTCCAGAATTGGGCGGCCTTGGAATCCAGAAAATTGGCTTCCGTTCCGAATACCTTCTTCTCCCTTCTTAATTTCTGGAAAATCTTATAGTCTTCCTTTACGATTCTATAAAGTAGAGAATCGTCCATTTCCAGAATCGTGGACTTGACTTGTTCGGGAGAGGATATGGATAAAAAGTATCGGATCAGATCGAAGCCGATTTCAGATTGGGAGGAGAAATTTTCCAGAATATCGGCGGACGCCTGCTGGAATGCGGTGGCGCCTACGCTGAACGAGTTCGTGCCTTCCAAAAACTTTTCCAGCTTATCGAAGGCGAGACAGCCGTGATTGGACGCCTCTTCCCAGCTAGCCTCGCGTAGGAACTCCCTACAATTGCTCGGGCAAGGACTGAATTCGGAGACTCCTATCTTGCAATGTCTTTCGTTGCTTTTCGATATGAAACTGTTTTCGTTCACTGAACGGATACGACCTTCTTTCCTAAAGAACGATCCATCATAAATTTAAGATGGATCATTCTTATAGCGCTTAAGGTATCAAATCTCCACATTCTCTCATATCGGGAGCGTAGGGATTTTGGATCTTCTGTCCCGCCAATACCCATGTCTTTTTGACCATGGGGCAATAGAATCGGTTTCTTCCGGATTGTAAGCCTCTTTCTTTCATGACGATAGCCAGCGACTCGCTGAACTTAGAATAGGCTTTGAATGCGGTTTCCGCATCCGAGTTTTCGGTAGCAGCCAGATCTCTTTTCATTTGGATTGCCGCTTCTTCCAAGCCGCCTTTTGCGGACTCGAGTGCGGTCAGGGCCGCGGACAATGCCTTAATATCCGGAGCGACTTCTTCCGTTGTTAAGAGACTTTTTACTATCTTATCGTTCTCGGCGAGTACCGATTCGAATAGTGCTTTTTCATTCTCCAATAGCGGTTTATTCTCTTTTTTACCGCAGGAAACGAAAACTAGAATTAAACCCGCGGATAAGATGCGAAAGAGTTTCATTCGGATTCTCCCTGAAATGCCATTGTCCCCGAAATCGGGAAGCTAAGACCATAAAAAAAGTCGAAATATTATCTGGCAACCGTTAGAGCCTCAAACTAATCCTCAAAAAAATGGGTTCAAACCTTTTCCAGATCCGCAAAAGCTGGAAGAATGGGCCGTCGGCCCTTATGATTATGTATTTCGATAAACACGTATTCGTCTGCGAGAATGTAAGAGCCGAAGGAGAGCGTCCTTCCTGCGGCCCCAAGGGATCTCCCCAGATCCTAGCCTATATGAAGAAAAGATTACAAGAGCTCGGGTACAAGGATAAGATTAGAATCCAAAGAGCGGGATGTTTGGACAGATGCGAATTGGGACCGGTGCAAGTCTGTTATCCGGCGGGTGTATGGTTTTCCTTGAAGACCAAAGAGGACGCGGAAGAATTTATTCAAAAATTTATAATTAAAGAAGAACATGCTTCTATCCAACACCTTATGTTGGGCGAAGAGGAATAAGGAAGGAAGAGTAAGATGGGCGGCAAAACGGAAATACCGAAATCGTATTTGGCTTACGAGCTAAAGGAATATTCGGACAAACCCGGCAGGGCAAAGATCGTAGAGAAGGAAACTAAACCTTTGAAAAAAGGAGAAGTATTGATCCGGATGCATTCCGGTTCCATCAACCCTTCCGACCTGATGTTCATGCGGGGATTGTATGGAATTAAGAAAAAACTTCCTGTGGTTCCCGGCTTCGAAGGAAGCGGAGTCGTGGTCGCTAGCGGAGGCGGTTGGAGAGCGAATTCTTTGGTGGGAAAAGCCGTAGCTTGCACCGCTCCCGGAAAGGGAGACGGAACATACGCAGAATATATGGTGACCGACGGATTCTCCTGTATTCCCTTAAACAAGGATACTAGTTTGGAGCAAGGGGCCTGTCTATTTGTGAATCCGATCACCGCTTGGGCCTTGCTAGACCAAGTCATTCGCGAAAAACATAAGGCTTATATACAAACCGCCGCAGCTTCCGCTTTGGGAAGAATGTTACTGAGACTTTCCGCTAAGAAAAAAATTCCGGGCATTCACATCGTAAGAAGACAGGAACAAGTGGATCTCTTGAAGTCCTTGGGAGCCGAGCATGTTTTGGATTCCAATTCTCCCAACTTCGAAAGGGAACTCAGAGTCCTTTCCAATAAATTGGGAGCCACGATTCTACTGGATGCGGTTGCAGGAGAATTGACGGGACGCGCTTTAGGAGCTATGCCTTACGGCGGAAAATGCGTAGTATACGGAGCGCTTTCGGAAGAGACGATTCCATTTCACGCAGGACTTGGAATCTTTCAGAACAAGAAGATAGAAGGTTTCTGGTTATCCAGTTGGATTCCTTCTCAAAGTCCTTTCCGACTCTGGAAAGTGACCTCGGAAGTTCGTTCTCTTCTAAGCAAAGAATTTCAAACCGATATTGCGGCTAAAATTCCACTACAGGAAGCGGATCGTGCCATCGAAGAATACGCTAAGAATATGACTCGAGGCAAAGTGCTGATCACGACAGGATGGAATCCCTAAGGGTTTTCGGAATATCGATGTCTAAACGATTCCTTGTTATCGGCGTTCTGTCCGTATTCACTTTCACATTCTCCTGCTTCGAGTTAAGGGAGAATGTGAAAAAACTACAGGCCTGCAAATACAGGATATTGGAAACTAAAACGGAAAGGATAGAGATCCTATCCTTTCCTCCGGTTCCGAAAATCCTGATGAGTTCGATTTTAGAGATAGAGAATCCGAATGATACTGAGGTAAAAGTTTATAAATTCGATCTGGCCTTATTTGCGGACAATCCGAACGGACAACAGGCCGAATTGGCTAAAGTGATCTCTACTGAGGAGACTACGGTTCCCGCTTTTTCCAAAAGTTCTATACCTTTGCGGATCGAGACTTCCTTTGAAAATCGGAACCGCCAGGAAAATTTACTACTTGCGATTCTTATAGCGCGCTCCTTACTCGCAGGAAAGGATCCGAATTTGAGAATCAAGGGCGTGGTAAAATACCAATCGATCCTGGGCGAGGTGGATTTACCGGTAGATGAAAAGCTATCCGTATCACCTAAGCGTTCGGAGCAGAGTATTTGAATTTCAAAAAATCGTTTCTTGTCCTTCTATTTCCTGTCATACTCATGAATTGTTCCGACCAGGATGAGGACTTCTATTCTTTCGAGGAATCCGCGACGAGACTACTCGTAGCCTATTCTGCAAAGGATGCGGAATGCGGTTCCAATCGACAGATCACCTCTTTCGTTCCGGGTAGAACCAGAAAAAAGGACGTGGATAATTGCGTACTATCGATTGCGGTCGAAAGCTGTAGCTTTTGGACCCAAGCAGGGGATCCGGTTCCCTTCGCCTGTAAGGCGATCGAATATAGATTGAAGTAAATGGGATGGATCGCTAGACACTTCGAGCTAATCATTCTGGCCGCTCTTACGATGTCCGGTCTCTCCTATCTGTACATTCTTCTCACTCGAAATCGCAGATCCAAAACCGACACCAAATCTTTCGTTCAATATAATATCTCCGTCGAGGATTCTTCCGGTATAGATCCGAATCGCATTCCCAAAAAAAAGGAACCTAAGGTCAACGTACTCGAGGTCTTCGATTATAACGGGATCAAAATCATGCATGAGAACGGTCTTTATACGGTCAATCATGCGGGAGAAATTCAGGTCTATGCTTCCTGGCAGGCGCTTCCCCCGAGATACCAAGCTATGGTAAAGGAGATGGATAAGTCCTCCATCGGCCAAAAGAAGAAGGGAAACTATTATATGGAAGTCTTGAATGGAATCTATTACGTGGTATTTCCGGACGGTAAAAGACAGAAGTATCCTAAATTCGAAGATATTCCCGAAAAGATCCGTAAAGCTTTAGGATATTAATTTGGATTCGGATTCTCTCCGGCAAGCGTATCTGCGTACGGAATATATTACTTATAAACCTTCTTTTTCGATCCGTGTGGGTCGGACTCATCCCGACTTGGACGAATTTCTTTCTGGCAAAGGAGTCTATAGCTGGGCATTTCTCACCGCTTGGAATCCAGGTAGTATTCTTCTCACCTTGGAAGAGAATAAAATCAGAAACTCGGATTTGATCCGGGAACTAGGAAGTTTAGAATCGATAGAAGGAGAAGGCAAAGCGGAAGACTGGAAGGAAGAAAGCTTTCTAGTATTGGGGATCGATTTGCGGAATGCTTTGGAGCTATCGAAGAAATTCGGTCAGAATGCGATCGTTTTCGGAACATACGCAAAACCGGCCGAGTTAGTGTTCGTTTCTAAATAACGTTTTGCGCTTAGCCTAAGGGCCCGATATCAGCGGTCGATGGCAAAAAATTCTTTCCACTTTTATGGAATGTCTTAAAAAGAATTCCTCCGATGTTCTTTCGTTCTGGATTTCTTCGATTTTTTTCCCTATTGATTTGTTGGAACTGCGTGCGGACATTCTCCCCTAGTTTGGAGCCGAAAGAGATACGTATTCCGGCCGACGGAAAAACGGTCGTAGTTTTAAAAATTCTGAATCCTATTTTCGGGTCCAAGGATTCTTTTCTATTGGACGCCGGATCGGAATGGCCTGTCGAAATCGTTTCCTCCGAGAAAACCGATCGGGAAGAAATCTTGCGACTCAAGGCAGGGACCAAACCGGGTAAACTTCGTATAACGACTGCTAACGGAAATTTTTCCGATCTGGAATTATTGGACCGCTCCGGCGATTGGGACGGAGATGGATTTCCCGATTCTGCCGAATTGAGTACGGAATCCGATCGCCAGGCGTTTCGGGATTGGTTTGTACGTATTTCCTTGTCCCAGTATCTAAAGGAAAATTCCTCTTGGAACCGACAAGAGCGGGATTGTAGCGGATTGGTAAGATTCTCTTACAAAGAGGCTTTGAAGGAACACGATTTAGTCTGGCAACAAAAGACGGGAATCATATTGGACAAAAATCTTCCCGATGTCCGGGAATTCAAGTATCCGGATATACCCGTTATAGGAATCAATATATTTCGCGTCGGAGAGGCCGAATTCGGTCAATTTGCGGATGCGGAGAATTTGGAGAAATACCAAACCTCTTTCGTATCCAAACATATCGAATCAGGTCTTCCGGGAGATATATTATTCTTTCGTTTGGACCGGGGCGATGGAACAAATTATCATTCTATGATATTAGTGGAAGAAGACGGAGAAAATCCTCTGCTACTGTATCATACTGGTTCGGAGCGAGGGATCAAACTGATTCGAGCTAAGGAATTGAGTAAGAGCGATACCTTTTCCCCGGAGGAAAAGAATCGCTCTTTTCTAGGAGTCTATCGATTCCGGATTTTAGAATAGGTGGGAAGAATGGCAAAATTACGTTTTCATAAGAAATTACTAGTTCCTGCAATCGCTTGTTTTCTGTTCGGAGTCGGTCTCATAGGATTCCGATCTTCCATTTTCGGGACCGCATCTTTCTATTTGGGAACGGATAGAAGTTTCGGGGTGGGGGAAAAAGCTTACGTAAATCTGGAAGGAAACGGAAGGTTCGATTACGAATTTCGAATATATAAAATCAAGGATCCGCAGACTTTTCTAACCAAGAAGGTCCAGGAAAGATTAGTGCAGGAAAATAACGAAGGTGCTTTCGGGAATCCGTTGGCATTATTCAATCGTACGTTTACGAAATTCCAAGGAGACTTTAGAAAAGTCGCTCGCAAGGAATTCAACTCCAAGACCCGTTCTTCGCTCAAGGAAACCATGGGTGTGAATTTCGAAAAGGGATCCCGTTCTTCCAATATAGCGGTTCATGCGATTCTTAAAGACCAGGACCTTGTTTCCATCTTTTCCGTTCCTACAGTAAGTTCTAATTGGGCCTATCGTAGGATTCCGGTTCCCGTCGTGGACGCAGGAGTGTATTTGGTTGAAGGAATTTCCGGATCTCAAATGGCATATACGGTTCTTATCAAATCCGGTTTAAATTTTCTAGTGAAACAATCGGATTCCGAAACTTTCGTTTATATAGGAAGAAAGGACAGCGGGGAGCCGATCGGTAGCGCAAATCTGACTCTTCTGGATTTGGATACTGCCCAAGCCTTTCAAACGGGGAAAACGGAAGGGGACGGTACTTATTATTATAAAGGAAAGACTCCTGTCCGAAGTTTGGTCATAGCGGAGAAGGGAGGAGAATTCGCTGTCTCGGATCCTGAATTTTATTCTAGTTCTTATTTCGGAGAAGGAGGCCCTCGGGCCTATATCTATACGGACAGGCCGGTGTATCGTCCGGGAGATAATGTTTCCTTTAAAGGGATCGTTAGAAATTTCGCTCAGGACGAATACAAGTTGATTTCCGGAACCGGAACCGTTTCGATCCTGACCGAGCAAGGAGCGGTTGCCAAAGGGGATATTCCTGTGGCGATTTCCGGGGATAACGGCAGCTTCAACGGAGAATTCCAACTTCCGGATTCGGAATCGACTACTCTCGGAAATTATTCTCTTATTTTAAATTTTCGTGATAAAACTTATAGGACCGAATTCTCCGTGGAGGCTTATAAAAAGCCGACCTTCCTCGTATCCGTTTCGGTTCCCAAATCCAATTATCTCCAAAAAGAGGAAGTAAACGCGGTCGTTAAGGCCCGTTATTATTACGGCCAACCCTTGGGAAATAAGGAAGTATCCTACCAGGTATTTCGTCGTCCCAAATACGATTATTCTCCCGTAGGAACTCTTCACTTCGCTGCATCTGCGGATTATTTGGAGCAGGCAGGACAGAACGATCGCCAGGAACCGGTTTTGAACGGAAAAGGAAAATTGGATTCCAAAGGGCAATACACGATCAGCTTCAAGCCTAGCAAAACGGATTCAGATTCCGTTTATACGGTCATCGCTTCCGTCCAGTCTGAGGATATGACCTTGGATGGAGCCGCTTCCTTCTCCGTAAATCGAAGCGCATTCTTCCTACGTATTAATAAGGATAATTCGGTTTATGAGCCCGGTAAGAATGCGAGACTCTCCGTAAGTCTGATTCCCTACGATAAGACCTTAAGTGAGGAAGATAAGCGAAGGTTGGTCGGTAATCGAAATGTGGATTTGACTCTTTTCAATCGAG is a window of Leptospira wolffii serovar Khorat str. Khorat-H2 DNA encoding:
- a CDS encoding DUF3293 domain-containing protein yields the protein MDSDSLRQAYLRTEYITYKPSFSIRVGRTHPDLDEFLSGKGVYSWAFLTAWNPGSILLTLEENKIRNSDLIRELGSLESIEGEGKAEDWKEESFLVLGIDLRNALELSKKFGQNAIVFGTYAKPAELVFVSK
- the purF gene encoding amidophosphoribosyltransferase, translating into MSSIPNTSNLRTLVRDDKPKEECAIFGIFNSQEAANFTYLGLYSMQHRGQESSGIVSSDGEHLYRYAGMGLVANIFTEGKIRELTGSSAIGHNRYSTTGASFLRNAQPLRVESHLGPIALAHNGNLVNSWEVRSQLEKEGSIFQTTIDSEVIVHLMARSGETDLLSALSSALKKVRGAYSLVVLTKSQLIAVRDPNGFRPLVMGRREDGSVVFASETCAFDITDTTYERDVEPGEMIVVDRTGIRSFYPFPQARPALCIFEYIYFARPDSNIFGESVYKVRKALGNQLAQELPVEADVVIPVPDSANIAALGYSEASGIPFQSGLIRSHYVGRTFIEPDQKIRDFGAKIKYNVVKNVVEGKRVVIVDDSIMRGTTSRKIIKMIRNAGATEIHLRVSAPPTISPCYYGIDIPTHKELIAATHTIEEIRKYLRVDSIAYLSLDSMHRAVREHQGGGFCNACFTSDYPVDFQSDMGNQKSLFKEYEVEERVQR
- a CDS encoding zinc-binding dehydrogenase; amino-acid sequence: MGGKTEIPKSYLAYELKEYSDKPGRAKIVEKETKPLKKGEVLIRMHSGSINPSDLMFMRGLYGIKKKLPVVPGFEGSGVVVASGGGWRANSLVGKAVACTAPGKGDGTYAEYMVTDGFSCIPLNKDTSLEQGACLFVNPITAWALLDQVIREKHKAYIQTAAASALGRMLLRLSAKKKIPGIHIVRRQEQVDLLKSLGAEHVLDSNSPNFERELRVLSNKLGATILLDAVAGELTGRALGAMPYGGKCVVYGALSEETIPFHAGLGIFQNKKIEGFWLSSWIPSQSPFRLWKVTSEVRSLLSKEFQTDIAAKIPLQEADRAIEEYAKNMTRGKVLITTGWNP
- a CDS encoding LEA type 2 family protein, whose amino-acid sequence is MSKRFLVIGVLSVFTFTFSCFELRENVKKLQACKYRILETKTERIEILSFPPVPKILMSSILEIENPNDTEVKVYKFDLALFADNPNGQQAELAKVISTEETTVPAFSKSSIPLRIETSFENRNRQENLLLAILIARSLLAGKDPNLRIKGVVKYQSILGEVDLPVDEKLSVSPKRSEQSI
- a CDS encoding ribonuclease D → MQIQSDYIVVDNVRSLQLALITLSQSDCISIDTESSGYYTYYSKVCLIQISSKGKNYIFDPIRLDDVSGLRPLFENPAILKIFHSASDDIKALKRDFGFKFLNIADTMFSSRLLDLEQNSLLYLVEHYHKVKLSKKEQKSNWEKRPLEKSQLQYAALDTVYLESIWEKMREELAKRKLLDEALSEFVKMAEEEPEPFEGFSINLEKFPNVLDLGSDERRALYDTLAFRDEKAKKLNKAPFRVWNNDKVLELVKARGELSKLVEIVGKKDADGLTEVYKNPSGPPIQKNDLFKRTAEDLTGEEADRFKRLRQWRETVMSIRRMGHNLMPSNKNIAEIAKRNPKTIDELKGMGIFSDWKIENYGPSMLSALQSKPYETTLSGLIPIKKKFD
- a CDS encoding DUF1175 family protein, with the translated sequence MFFRSGFLRFFSLLICWNCVRTFSPSLEPKEIRIPADGKTVVVLKILNPIFGSKDSFLLDAGSEWPVEIVSSEKTDREEILRLKAGTKPGKLRITTANGNFSDLELLDRSGDWDGDGFPDSAELSTESDRQAFRDWFVRISLSQYLKENSSWNRQERDCSGLVRFSYKEALKEHDLVWQQKTGIILDKNLPDVREFKYPDIPVIGINIFRVGEAEFGQFADAENLEKYQTSFVSKHIESGLPGDILFFRLDRGDGTNYHSMILVEEDGENPLLLYHTGSERGIKLIRAKELSKSDTFSPEEKNRSFLGVYRFRILE
- a CDS encoding LIC13255 family lipoprotein; amino-acid sequence: MNCSDQDEDFYSFEESATRLLVAYSAKDAECGSNRQITSFVPGRTRKKDVDNCVLSIAVESCSFWTQAGDPVPFACKAIEYRLK
- a CDS encoding LIC13259/LIC11441 family protein; protein product: MKLFRILSAGLILVFVSCGKKENKPLLENEKALFESVLAENDKIVKSLLTTEEVAPDIKALSAALTALESAKGGLEEAAIQMKRDLAATENSDAETAFKAYSKFSESLAIVMKERGLQSGRNRFYCPMVKKTWVLAGQKIQNPYAPDMRECGDLIP
- a CDS encoding (2Fe-2S) ferredoxin domain-containing protein — encoded protein: MYFDKHVFVCENVRAEGERPSCGPKGSPQILAYMKKRLQELGYKDKIRIQRAGCLDRCELGPVQVCYPAGVWFSLKTKEDAEEFIQKFIIKEEHASIQHLMLGEEE